Genomic DNA from Ilyobacter polytropus DSM 2926:
ATTTAATTTTGGATATGCCACTGTGTTTCTGATCTGCTCAAATGCTCTTCCAGCTGCAAACATAGCAAATGTAGAAGCAAATGGTATCTTACCGCAAGTAGACATACCAGCAGCTGTACCGATCAAATCAGCCTCTGCTATTCCAACATTTATATGTCTTTTTGGGAATTCTTTTTGAAACATTGCAGTCTGAGTAGATTTAGAAAGATCTGCATCTAAAACAACAACATTTTCATTTATTTTTCCAAGTTCAACAAGAGCTTCTCCATAAGCTTTTCTTGTAGATTTTTTTGCCATCTGTTCAAACCTCCAATTTATAATTTATGATTAATCGAGAATTTCTTCTACTTTTTCAAGTTCTTTTACAGCTATTTCAGTTTCCTCAGCTGTAGGGGCAACACCGTGGAATCCACATACATTTTCCATGAAAGATACACCCTTACCTTTTGTAGTTTCTGCTATTATAACTGTAGGCTTACCTTTGCACTCTTTAGCTTTTTCCAAAGAATCCAAAATCTCTTCAAAACTATGTCCGTCAGCCTTTATAACATTCCATCCAAATGACTCCCACTTTTTATCAAGAGGAGCGACACCCATTATTTCGTCTACATTTCCATCTATCTGAAGATTATTATAATCAACAAATGCGCAGATATTATCAAGCTTGTAGTGAGCAGAAGTCATAGCAGCTTCCCATACCTGACCTTCTTGTAATTCTCCGTCTCCCATCAAAACATAAGTTCTGTAGTCTTCCCCTGAAATTTTAGCTGACAATGCCATTCCGTTTGCTACCGAAAGTCCTTGCCCTAATGAACCTGTAGATATTTCTATCCCAGGTACCTTTTTCATATCAGGATGTCCTTGTAATATTGAACCGTACTGTCTCAATGTCCCTAGAAG
This window encodes:
- a CDS encoding transketolase, which encodes MADIKLLKEKSTQVRKDIVQMICKSKSGHPGGSLSAADIVTTLYFSEMNVDPKNPKMEGRDRFVLSKGHAAPVLYAVLAEKGYFDRELLGTLRQYGSILQGHPDMKKVPGIEISTGSLGQGLSVANGMALSAKISGEDYRTYVLMGDGELQEGQVWEAAMTSAHYKLDNICAFVDYNNLQIDGNVDEIMGVAPLDKKWESFGWNVIKADGHSFEEILDSLEKAKECKGKPTVIIAETTKGKGVSFMENVCGFHGVAPTAEETEIAVKELEKVEEILD